The DNA window CAGCGGACGCTTGGTTGAAAGTGTTTCAGGTCGAGAATGGGATAAGCAACCAGCTGTCCAGGACCGTGGAACGTTATTAGTCCGCCACGATTTGTGCGCACAAAATCGGCGCCAAGTGTGCGTAACCGTTGTTCCTCCAATTCGTCGTATCCCCGGGTCCTTATACCGATGGTGTACACCGGATCATGCTCGGTTAGAATAAGAACATTGCGATAGGGTGGCATTTGAACGTTGGTGTCTTGTGCATGGTTTGCCTGCTGGAGTAATTGGTTTGCGATGGTTTGCTGAAGTTTTAAGGCTCGCTTGTAAGGAAGTCTACCGGCCCGCAGGATGTGCACCAAACGAGACAtggtgaatgtgtgtgtagtTGGCTAGAGAATAGCCGGTGACTGTTTGGTGGTGTTGCTGTTAGACAGCGGTAGTGTCTCGAAGACGACTGCCGTTTGTTGATACACGTTTTTCGACCCTACTGTCGCTTCGTCTGCTTCCAGTACGTAGTTATTACTATTCTCTTGTTGGCGTTCCTTTTCCGCGAGATTCATGTACAGCTTCTGGCCTATCTGTAATCGCAacgagaaaacgaaaacaaacgagATAACATGAAACTGCTGTTCAAAACAGCTGCCGACGCTTAATTGCGTCATTTGTGACATTTCGGTTGCTCCGCAATCGGCATTAATGGAATGTAGGAGCGATTACAGGctgattaaaataattatttaaaaaaaatcaaatctacAACGAAGCTACGAAACATACGTAAACATCGATGGCTGCGTAAAGTTTCTGGTCGTCAGAGAGTGGTAATACGTCCCATTTGCTCATTCGCACTTTTTTGTCCTTATTCATCCGCTGTTTTAACACTTGCTCCACCAGCCCGGCCAAACTCCAGCGAACGGTTGAACCATTTAGTTGATTGTACCACTGACCCAGCTCGACGCATCGTTCTATCAATCGATCGGCGTCCACCTCGGGAAAGTCTCGCGCCAGCTTGCGAAAATCGTTCTTGATATTGACGCCGTGCAGTACTACGCGCGGATGATACAGCAGCTGCAACAGAGCGGCAGGCAATCGCTTTAAGCAGGAAACTTGCAGCAACAGACAGCGATCCGTCGTAGCACAGAGCTGCATTAAAGCTGTCGGTTTTGGCCCAGTCTTAAAGCTGAAACTCCATTCCAAATCGAATGCTATCGGGATGTCTTGGTCGATTGTTTGCGGTTGCTGCAAAAGCTGCTCCATCAATTCATTGCACCTGAACGCCATGTCCGGCAGGGTGGTGTAATATTCGATCGCTCCAGTGTAATCGATGAATGGTAAATATTCAATCTGGACTTTAGCTTCTTTCTTCTCCTCCGATGGAAAAACGTAATTACTTCGTAAGCGTCGTACCGGTGGATCGACGCTTTGGATTATAGATGCACTTGGAACTTCTAATTTCTCCGTGCATTCATCCATTCGCTGACACTTCTCGGCCGGGGGACACATCCAAAGTGGTAACTTTCTGCGCGACATTTTCGCcaaatctgtttgttttttttttaccttccttACTACAGTTACTTATGTATGTTCTCACTAAAATAACGAGCGAACAACATGCATAAAAGCGCTGTGGTAAGAGGTTATATTGTTACCTAACCTTTCTATATTATTGGCGTCGGCGTCACTCCGAGCTTCTAAATATCGTTAAAATATATAGTTCATATTTTAGCGGCAAAGTTACGACGTGAATTCCACGCGACTGAAGCTGCCACCTTTGACAGTTGAAACTGTCAACAGACAAATGGCAGATCCTGCATGTGGACCGTTTACACGAAACATCCAGTATGTGTAAACTTGGAGAAGAACAGCAGTTCTttatgcagttttttttaagaacaacAGTTCTCGCTATGAGTTAATATCctaaacaatttttgtgcaaagagaaacataatttagtagtgaatttatataaaacaaatatttgtataAAGTTTTATGGTTGTGTGGTCCGTGCATTTGTGATGAAAATATACAACAGATGACAGATCCAGCTGGGAGgctttgttgtgttgtgaatcAGCTCTTCCCAGATTGATAAGAATTAGAACATCTTCAGAGCTGCTAGGAGTTTAATAAGTTCCTGTAGATATTGTGGAGAGTTGTGTACAGTTTGAAAATGTCGCTGCTATGCAATACTGGTGATTGGTTTACATTAGGACAGGGAAATGCCTTCAGGTAATGTATATCCAACAACCAGCTACCATAATTTGTGATTGGGACGCATAATACTAACCAAATCTACAACCAACTacaggaaaatggaaatttacaATATGGAATGGCCTGCGAGTATTAATCTGGAAAACATGGTGATTCATGCGGCTCCCTACGGAGGCCCGATTGCTGTCGTCAAAGATCCAAAGCTGTTTATCAAATTAGATGGTGGCACTAGCACTAGACCCATTATTAGAGTGTTTAATTGTGTCGGCAAACTAATATCATCAATCAATGTAATTTTCAAGATATGGGAAAAAAGCAATTCGCGGCCCAGCTTCATTGGATGCTAAATGTTTTGCTTGtaccttttgttttaaagtggGATTGCGGTAATCTCGTCGCTCTGGGCTGGTCTGACTCGGAAGAATTGATTGGCGTGCAGGATGACGGTACCATCTTCATACACGACATGTTTGGAAACTTTGTGCACAAGTTCAGCGTTGGCAAGGATGTAACGGATGTGGCGGATGCAAAAATATTCACCTCCGCGTCCGGCACGGGTGTGGCTGTCATGACATcgggttttaaaatttacatcCTGAACAACATTAAGGATCCGAAATCACGCCCGCTGTCTGAGCTACTGAGTAATGTTATTAGTGTATGGTTTAAgcagaattgttttatttcttacttttttatcGTTGCAGATCTTACAAGTAACCTTACGTGCTGGGAAATGGTATGCAAAGATCGAACCACGAGCTGTTTGCTAGCTGTTGGGAATGAAATTACCATCGTCCGTCACGGGGACAATGTTTTCACCAACCACACACTAACGATGAGGAACGACTTTCAGTCGATAAGCTTGCTGTCCGTTTCGTTTGACCACGAACATGTCGCTTTGCTTACCAATACCGGCTGCCTGTGGATGGGTTCGTGGGATCTGAAGCACAAATATTGTGAGTTTGTAACGGGCCGGCAGGAAAAAGCGAACCAGCTTGTTTGGTGTATCGACGGTAGCACGAAGTACGAATCGCAGGCGGTAATTGTGAGCTACATGAACCTGATACTGATCGTTGGTGCGACTGGTGAGTCGAGCGTGTACACGTACGACTCACCGATGACGCTCATCCCGGAGATGGACTGTGTGCGAGTGCTGACGAACTACTATCATGAGCTCGTTCAGAAGGTACCGCCCAGCACGAGCAAAATATTCGGCATCAACATCTCCGAACCGGCGAGTTTTCTGTTCGAGGCCCATCGAAAGTTCCAGGACCGCAGTCATCAGTCGGATGAGTATTTGTGCTTGATCCAGAACAAGCTACCGGCAGCGGTCGCGGACTGTATAGAGGCGGCCGGTCATGAGTTCGATCCCAACACGCAGAAAAGTCTCATCCGGGCGGCATACTTTGGCAAAAGCTTCATCTCGGGATACAACTGCACCGATTACATTACGATGTGCAAAACGCTAAAGGTACTGAACGTGTTGCGTGACCGTAACGTTGGCATTCCGATCACCATTCAGCAGTaagtagtttatttttttgttgcagtagTACCAGCATGTTTGCGCAATGTGTATCGGAGTAAGTAAAAGGATGgatgaatgtttatttttcctcacAGATTCAATCATCTACAACCGGTTGTTATTTTGGATCGTTTAGTATTTCGAAAGTACTACGGTTTATCCATTCACattgcaaaatatttgaagCTACAGGAAACCCGCATTTTAGAGCATTGGGCGTTCCAGAAAATAATCCACGATAAAAGTACGTGCATCGTACGATgatagaaaattttttaaccAGAAGTATGCGGATTTTTAAACCTTCGTTCTGTTTTTGCAGACGACGATGAGGTAGCACGTAAAATagcagcaaaattttccagTGCCGATCTCCGGGAACCGATGTCGTACGCTAACGTGGCAGATAAAGCGCAACAGATCGGTAAAACTAAGCTTGCTATtacggtttgtttcgttttggaaGCTTCACAAAATTTGTTACGTTTTTACATTAacctgttttgttattttacctATTAGCTACTCGAACTGGAGACGAAAAAGAAGCTACAGGTACCGTTACTGCTGAAGCTTGGCGCAAGCGAGAAAGCACTAATCGCCGCCACCCAGTCCGGTGATATCGATCTCATCTATATGGCGATACTGGAGATGAAAAATACGTCCGCACTGGCCAAGTTCCACATGACAATCCGGCGCTACCCGTTGGCACAAAATCTGTACAAAAAGTACTGCCAGCTGAACAGTCTGTCCACGCTAAAGGACATACATTCGCAGGAGGATGATTTTCTGTCGCAGGCGGAACTGGCGCTACGGGAAGCACTGCAGGTCGGTAATCTGGACGCATCGATACCGGACATTAGTGGCAACTATCGAAAGGCGGGCAAAGCGATCGAGGCCGATTTGGCGGATGAAACGAAGAAGCTGATCCGGCACCAGAAGCTGTTGCAGGACAAGTATCAGAAGGATTTCTTCGGGCTGGCGTTACACGCGATGGTTCGCAAGTTGCTACAGCTCGGCGATCAGCGGTACGCCGAAAAGCTAAAGAGCGAATTTAAGATGTCCGACCGGCGGTACTGGTGGGTACGGGTGCAAACGTACGCCGACAACTACCAATGGGACGAGCTGGAGAAGTTTTCCAAAGCGAAGAAAAGTGTGATCGGATACGAACCGTTCGTCGAGGTGTGCCTGTCGAAGATGAACGTAACGGAGGcgaaaaaatatttgccacGGTGTAGCGAGGAAAACAAACTGAAATGGTATTTGCGAGCCAGGTAAGGTTGAACTTCGGTGGGTTGTGTTACACATTagtaaaacaatcattttccGTTTGCCTGTTTTCCTCACACAGTTGCTATGCTGATGCAGCTACCATTGCGTTTATGCAGAAGGACATCGATAGTCTGCTGAAAATACACGACCACTGCAATGATTCCGCCCTGATGGCAACGGTCGAAAACATGATCGGGCAATTATCGAGCAAGAAATGATTGGTGAAAATAAGAAGGCAAAGGAAAGAGCAGTGTTGCTGAAAATCGTGTTGCTAAATAACGGGCGTTACAGCAATAGGAAGAAGTACgatttcgtttactatatggTTGACGCTAAAGATGAATACAATTTATTACAGTATATtacagtataaaaaaaatccttttacaAATTATGGCAAAAATAGGAAGCTAgagcatcgttttttttacgtgGAAGAAATAAGAATACAACTGTGATTGTGTAGCTTGAACTTTACTATACGCCCCCTTAAAGTGTTATCAGCCATTGAATTATTTCTGTCCTTTATTTGCCCttctaaattttatttaatgcgTCAAAAGATGaaagattaaaatataataatggatgtgagaaattttttttattaaaaagtaatGCGTTTTGATTGTACAAAACGAGTTGCAAACAAAATCCATTGCTGATCGTTTGAGGTTAAATCATGAAAGTTTCggtggagacgcccagtataTTGTGGATGTAGGCATTAATATGGAtgtaatttttcctttttacagTTCAATAAACTTGAAAGCGAAGAACATTTTGTAACTTTCTTTATTCTAAGCATgtaatgcaaaattaaaaaataaaataaaataagcaagGACAATGCTTCAATGCggtggagacgcccagtacatTGTGGAAGTTGGCATTAATATGGATGTAATTTTTCAAGTTTATCCACCTACCAACATTAAACCTTGTTGCTTATTAGTAAGCTTACCAGGTGTGCTTTTCTATTAAGAATTCTTGTTACATTTACTCATTTCATCGCACATCAATCCACTAGtatctaaaagaaaaaataggattttttttctttttcttggcaGCAGAACTACCTTTTTATTGATatcaagaattaaaaatagtgTTGCACATATATGCATTGGCTGTTGCCGCTTTTAACAATACAAGTATCTAGTAATTGTATcaatgtttgttgttatttcaaacttcttttttttttttttgaaaacagcTAGAGTTAGTAAAGTTTGCAGTTGCGTCGCACTACGTACAATGAGTGTAAGTGCATTGTGGACACCGGAGTACATATTAAAAACCATCAccgacattatttttttaaaaaaagaaatcaatgtTTAAAATCGCAATTGCAATGATAATGTAATAACGTATATAATATTAATCAAcacatagttttgttttcgacaGTACAACAGATTGGTCTCCAATCCTCCAATGAGTACGggagaaacaaaagaataaaatttgttataaaaactTCGCTTCGGTGAGGGTGGCTGAACACGAACAAGTTTTGTTAAGTCTAATTTAGCCAGTTATAGCAGGCATGACCTAGTTGGTCGTTACGCctagaagaagaaattgtagtcACATCGATACGAATGTCGATATCGACCGAAGTCTGCATTCTGAGCAGCTTAGAAATCAACATTTATAGAGTGTATCATCATGCTCGCTCGAATATATAGTGTGCAGTTATATATCGCTATAAACACATACATGTGTTCGTCCTAAGGTTAGTGTTAAAATCAGCAGTAGTTACATAAAATCCACAAAATGTCTTACACACTAAAACACTCTACGCGCCTAGCAAGTCAACGTGGGTAGAGGGGTAGAGGAGTAAGGGGAGAGCATGGGGATGTTTACAGCAGTGCCAGTTTCATTACCGCCTTGCGCCACCGTTGGCAGTCCTGCTGCAGGCGACGCTCCTCGTATGAGAGCTTTTGATGCTGGGCGCTCAACTGGTCCGCCTCCATCTCGAGCTTCATCTCGCGGTCCTTCCGGTTGATGCGGGATTTCCGTGACGCTTCGTTGTTCTTATCGCGCTGCTCACGGTAACGCCAGTCGGCCTCGCTCAGATGCTGGTACTGGGAGCGATCGCGcaccgtaccggccaccttcgGTGGACGACCACGGCGCTTCGGTGCCTTGTTGCCGGACGATATATCCGAGCTGGAGTCACCGCACACGGACGATGCGGACGAGCGGGACCCGATACTGCATGCGCTGCTAGTGTTGGTGCGCCGACCACCGGTAGTGGTGGCGGCACGGGACCTGCTGTCGTCTGAATCGCTCGTCAGCTGACAAAGGTTGTCCAGTGTTAGCAGCTGGTAGATTTGCTTCTTGGTATCACCCTTGCTACTGCTGGTGCCGGGTGTTGCTCTCGTGGAGGAGGACAAGGTACGTGACCGTTCGCCATGGTCTGCGGATGTCTTGTGACGTTCCGTGTATGTGGCGGACGGGGAAGGTAGTAGATCTAATGTGGGTTTCTCCTCTACCGTTGCAGGGTAAGAGCTAAATCCTAACGCTTCCTGCAGATCAAAACAAGACGAAGCAATGTGACGGGAACAGGTATAGTTAGTACACGGATAATGATTAACTGTCAGTGGCAAAGTACTTACGTCATTGGTGTCGATGAATGACAGAAGATCAAACTTTTCATCTTCCAAATCCAAAATGTCGTTAGTCAGGTCCGGTGTGTTGAGTGTGGCTGCCTGCGATGGTATGCGTAGCGGCTCGTGGGTAGTGGTGGTCGTTGACGTAGTAGTAGTTGTTGCTGTACTGGTCAGAATGTTGGCTGGCAgcagtgctgctgctgctgctaaagTCTGTCCACTAATGGTGGACGATGGTTGATGCTGTCCTACTACTCCCAATGAAGCAGCGGCAGGCAGGTTTATCCTCGGTGTTACATTTACAGCAAGTGTTGGTGCTTTGCGACTGGCAAGGGAAAGCTTTCTTTCCATCCTGCCAACAGCAGTAGTTGTATTGACAGCAGGCTGTTTGGTGTGCGAGTGTTGTTTGCAACTGTCACTGCTGCTTGCTGTAGCCGGTTGACCGGGTGTGGAAGGTGTTGAGAATTTCTCATCATGCATTGTCCAGCTATTGCCGATGGGTTGATTCAGTTTGGACACTTTCGTAGGTGTACCCTCCTGGCCAATGTCTTCTTCCTGCATGCGTCGCTTCATGGCGTAGTAGTTGTGATCGCGTTGTGAATGATTTGCCGTGTTAGGTATCGTTAAAgttgttgtcgtcgtcgtcgttgttgcAGTAGTAGTAGAGCTAGCGGTTGCAGTAGTGCAATTACCGTGTCGTCTGCCCGTTATTGTCGTCGTTTTGCTACTGACATCGCGCGTCAAACCGTTGATGTTGTGTATCTGATCGAGACTCTGCTCGAACGAGCTATCGCTCGTACTATGTGCGGTGGTTGAGATTTCTTGTCCAGGTTTGTAGAAGTGTGCGGTCGCATCACTGGTACCGGTGAGTAGACTTTCGATAACTTCTGACGAGGCGGAACGAAGTTCCGGGCGTGCCGGTACGTTGATGGATGATATGTCTTCCTGTAGCCACTTGAAAAAGTTGAGCGGTATCGGTTCGGTACCGTCGACGGGCAGCCCAAGGAATGGTAGCGTGGCGATCGCCGGTACTGTGGTCGACACAAGATGGTTGGATGCGTCACAGTCGAACGCACTGGATAGCTGTTCGATCTCTTCGTGTAGCGAAACGGTCGGGCTGATTGTGACGGGCGGTTCGGAGAGTTCCACGTGCAGTTCGTCGAGCAGGTTCGCACAGTCAATGCTCGTCTCGATCGGTTTCGACTGTCCCCTGGCGGTACGGTGATACTCGTCCAGGCTGCGCTCGAGCTCGGTATCGGTGATGTTGCTaccgctgctgctggtggtcgGTGAGTTTAGCCACAGGTGGCGCGGATCGTCTACGATGGTGTTGGTAAAGTCGAGTCCGCCCGCAAGACAGGTCTCGTTCGTCCAGTCAATGTCCGGTAGGGCTGACGTCGGTGCGGTGACCATCGCGTGGTCACCTGTGCCTGCT is part of the Anopheles funestus chromosome X, idAnoFuneDA-416_04, whole genome shotgun sequence genome and encodes:
- the LOC125766434 gene encoding Werner Syndrome-like exonuclease, coding for MSRRKLPLWMCPPAEKCQRMDECTEKLEVPSASIIQSVDPPVRRLRSNYVFPSEEKKEAKVQIEYLPFIDYTGAIEYYTTLPDMAFRCNELMEQLLQQPQTIDQDIPIAFDLEWSFSFKTGPKPTALMQLCATTDRCLLLQVSCLKRLPAALLQLLYHPRVVLHGVNIKNDFRKLARDFPEVDADRLIERCVELGQWYNQLNGSTVRWSLAGLVEQVLKQRMNKDKKVRMSKWDVLPLSDDQKLYAAIDVYIGQKLYMNLAEKERQQENSNNYVLEADEATVGSKNVYQQTAVVFETLPLSNSNTTKQSPAIL
- the LOC125766337 gene encoding vacuolar protein sorting-associated protein 16 homolog; the protein is MSLLCNTGDWFTLGQGNAFRKMEIYNMEWPASINLENMVIHAAPYGGPIAVVKDPKLFIKLDGGTSTRPIIRVFNCVGKLISSINWDCGNLVALGWSDSEELIGVQDDGTIFIHDMFGNFVHKFSVGKDVTDVADAKIFTSASGTGVAVMTSGFKIYILNNIKDPKSRPLSELLNLTSNLTCWEMVCKDRTTSCLLAVGNEITIVRHGDNVFTNHTLTMRNDFQSISLLSVSFDHEHVALLTNTGCLWMGSWDLKHKYCEFVTGRQEKANQLVWCIDGSTKYESQAVIVSYMNLILIVGATGESSVYTYDSPMTLIPEMDCVRVLTNYYHELVQKVPPSTSKIFGINISEPASFLFEAHRKFQDRSHQSDEYLCLIQNKLPAAVADCIEAAGHEFDPNTQKSLIRAAYFGKSFISGYNCTDYITMCKTLKVLNVLRDRNVGIPITIQQFNHLQPVVILDRLVFRKYYGLSIHIAKYLKLQETRILEHWAFQKIIHDKNDDEVARKIAAKFSSADLREPMSYANVADKAQQIGKTKLAITLLELETKKKLQVPLLLKLGASEKALIAATQSGDIDLIYMAILEMKNTSALAKFHMTIRRYPLAQNLYKKYCQLNSLSTLKDIHSQEDDFLSQAELALREALQVGNLDASIPDISGNYRKAGKAIEADLADETKKLIRHQKLLQDKYQKDFFGLALHAMVRKLLQLGDQRYAEKLKSEFKMSDRRYWWVRVQTYADNYQWDELEKFSKAKKSVIGYEPFVEVCLSKMNVTEAKKYLPRCSEENKLKWYLRASCYADAATIAFMQKDIDSLLKIHDHCNDSALMATVENMIGQLSSKK
- the LOC125766324 gene encoding serine-rich adhesin for platelets-like; its protein translation is MNTTTMLESCSPTPSGPPVEHAPWWSAHSDSLFPEVEEDDCDVRALVPGKGRVDVERNRATTGERFLGDARKTAADACRIEFDTTASFSGAEESVTVHDVCNKTIRSSSSSSRNDSNRGCSGQFSSGARSHVASGSCNGSGTVAAASSSGATVAILGQQQQQHQTNSSKKPCDYSSISVSSSSNSNRGGPGINSASGSRPFVAPISPTLAAAGTGDHAMVTAPTSALPDIDWTNETCLAGGLDFTNTIVDDPRHLWLNSPTTSSSGSNITDTELERSLDEYHRTARGQSKPIETSIDCANLLDELHVELSEPPVTISPTVSLHEEIEQLSSAFDCDASNHLVSTTVPAIATLPFLGLPVDGTEPIPLNFFKWLQEDISSINVPARPELRSASSEVIESLLTGTSDATAHFYKPGQEISTTAHSTSDSSFEQSLDQIHNINGLTRDVSSKTTTITGRRHGNCTTATASSTTTATTTTTTTTLTIPNTANHSQRDHNYYAMKRRMQEEDIGQEGTPTKVSKLNQPIGNSWTMHDEKFSTPSTPGQPATASSSDSCKQHSHTKQPAVNTTTAVGRMERKLSLASRKAPTLAVNVTPRINLPAAASLGVVGQHQPSSTISGQTLAAAAALLPANILTSTATTTTTSTTTTTHEPLRIPSQAATLNTPDLTNDILDLEDEKFDLLSFIDTNDEALGFSSYPATVEEKPTLDLLPSPSATYTERHKTSADHGERSRTLSSSTRATPGTSSSKGDTKKQIYQLLTLDNLCQLTSDSDDSRSRAATTTGGRRTNTSSACSIGSRSSASSVCGDSSSDISSGNKAPKRRGRPPKVAGTVRDRSQYQHLSEADWRYREQRDKNNEASRKSRINRKDREMKLEMEADQLSAQHQKLSYEERRLQQDCQRWRKAVMKLALL